A stretch of the Gossypium hirsutum isolate 1008001.06 chromosome D07, Gossypium_hirsutum_v2.1, whole genome shotgun sequence genome encodes the following:
- the LOC107953745 gene encoding CHD3-type chromatin-remodeling factor PICKLE isoform X2: protein MSSLVERLRDRSDRKPIYNLDESDDDADFVSRKSGKTEEKLERIVRDDAKENTCQACGVTENLLNCATCTYAYHPKCLLPPLKAPPLPNNWRCPECVSPLNDIEKILDCEMRPTVADDNDASKLGSKQIFVKQYLVKWKGLSYLHCTWVPEKEFLKAFKSNPRLRTKVNNFHRQMASKNSSEDDFVAIRPEWTTVDRILACRGDEDEKEYLVKYKELSYDECYWEFESDISAFQPEIEKFNKIRSRSRKSARQKSSLRDAVESKKKSKEFQQYEQSPEFLTGGTLHPYQLEGLNFLRFSWSKQTHVILADEMGLGKTIQSIAFLASLFEDNIAPHLVVAPLSTLRNWEREFATWAPQMNVVMYVGSAQARAVIREYEFYHPKKSHKKIKKKKSGHIVSESKQDRIKFDVLLTSYEMINLDTASLKPIMWECMIVDEGHRLKNKDSKLFLSLKQYTTYHRTLLTGTPLQNNLDELFMLMHFLDAGKFGSLEEFQEEFKDISQEEQISRLHTMLAPHLLRRVKKDVMKKLPPKKELILRVELSSKQKEYYKAILTRNYQILTRRGGAQISLINVVMELRKLCCHPYMLEGVEPVIEDANEAHKQLLESSGKLQLLDKMMVKLKEQGHRVLIYSQFQHMLDLLEDYCTYKNWQYERIDGKVGGAERQIRIDRFNAKNSSRFCFLLSTRAGGLGINLATADTVIIYDSDWNPHADLQAMARAHRLGQMNKVMIYRLITRGSIEERMMQMTKKKMVLEHLVVGRLKAQNINQEELDDIIRYGSKELFADENDEAGKSRQIHYDAAAIDRLLDREQVGDEEASVDDEEEDGFLKAFKVANFEYKDEAETVVEEEAQKVAVEDKNTMNNSERTSYWEELLRDRYEVHKVEEFNALGKGKRSRKQMVSVEEDDLAGLEDVSSDGEDDNFEAELTDGDTTSSGTQSGRRPYRKRNRVDSTEPIPLMEGEGKSFRVLGFNQSQRAAFVQILMRFGVGDFDWKEFAPRLKQKTYEEIKDYGVLFLSHISEDITESPTFSDGVPKEGLRIQDVLVRIAVLLLVSNKVKTASEHPGTRLFTDDIIMRYPTLKGGKFWKEEHDLLLLSAVLKHGYGRWQAIVDDKELTIQEVICQELNLPFINLPVPGQAGSQVQYGVNVINIESTGNQTRGNGSGNDVGGEVGQGATDAGNQAQIYQDPSILYHFRDMQRRQVEYVKKRVLLLEKGLNAEYQKEYYGELKANEVTSEEPDNAQKVASMPSTSSKEMPSKVFDTLPSIEVIDSEEISAATCDDDADRLELPQHYNKICKILEENQGENQSSVDLKKNLLSLEETCGDISRILSLSEPLGGTAAGSESTTTVSPPNQQPADVTEIEMEDSPGESEPVKPAGGGGETGKGSKGSDPVSRVVDSDAADSSQIDPKSLGTTTNTNDDVIMEETGNEECKSDGVATETETEKPEAAAGVVLLDD, encoded by the exons ATGAGTAGCTTGGTTGAGAGGCTCCGGGATAGATCAGATCGAAAGCCAATTTACAATTTGGATGAATCAGATGATGATGCAGATTTTGTGTCCAGAAAATCTGGTAAAACTGAAGAGAAGTTAGAAAGGATAGTCAGGGATGATGCG AAAGAAAACACATGCCAAGCTTGTGGAGTGACTGAGAATCTCTTGAATTGTGCAACATGTACTTATGCATACCACCCAAAGTGTTTACTTCCTCCATTGAAAGCTCCTCCTCTTCCTAACAACTGGAGATGCCCtgaatgt GTTAGCCCTCTGAATGACATTGAAAAGATATTGGATTGCGAAATGCGTCCTACTGTGGCTGATGACAATGATGCTTCCAAGTTGGGTTCAAAGCAAATATTTGTGAAACAGTATCTTGTAAAGTGGAAGGGATTATCTTATTTGCATTGCACTTG GGTACCTGAGAAGGAGTTCCTAAAAGCTTTCAAGTCCAATCCTCGTTTAAGGACTAAGGTGAACAACTTCCATCGACAAATGGCATCAAAGAATAGCTCTGAAGATGACTTTGTTGCCATTAGACCTGAGTGGACAACAGTTGATCGAATTCTTGCTTGCAG GGGAGACGAGGATGAGAAGGAGTACCTTGTTAAGTATAAAGAACTATCTTATGATGAATGTTATTGGGAGTTCGAATCAGACATATCTGCATTTCAACCTGAAATtgagaaattcaataaaattaggTCCAGATCTCGTAAATCTGCTAGGCAAAAAAGCAGCCTTCGAGATGCTGTTGAGTCCAAGAAAAAATCAAAGGAATTTCAGCAGTACGAACAGAGTCCTGAATTTCTTACTGGAG GAACGCTGCACCCTTACCAGCTTGAAGGGTTGAACTTCTTGCGATTTTCTTGGTCCAAACAAACACATGTAATTCTTGCTGATGAAATGGGCCTTG GTAAAACAATCCAGAGTATTGCTTTTTTAGCATCTCTTTTTGAAGATAACATTGCTCCTCATTTGGTTGTAGCACCACTATCAACATTACGGAACTGGGAACGGGAGTTTGCAACATGGGCTCCCCAAATGAATGTT GTTATGTATGTAGGCTCTGCTCAAGCTCGTGCAGTAATAAGGGAGTATGAATTTTATCATCCTAAAAAGAGTCACAAGAAGATCAAAAAAAAGAAATCTGGCCATATTGTTAGTGAAAGCAAGCAAGATAGGATAAAATTTGATGTTCTTTTAACATCATATGAGATGATTAACTTGGACACAGCATCATTGAAGCCAATAATGTGGGAGTGCATG ATCGTTGATGAAGGACATCGGCTTAAGAATAAGGATTCAAAGTTGTTTCTTTCATTGAAGCAGTATACCACTTACCACCGCACTCTTTTGACTGGAACTCCTCTTCAG AACAATCTGGATGAACTTTTCATGCTAATGCACTTTCTTGATGCTGGAAAG TTTGGAAGTTTGGAGGAGTTCCAGGAGGAATTTAAGGATATTAGTCAGGAGGAGCAGATTTCCAGGCTTCATACAATGTTGGCGCCACATCTCCTTAGAA GAGTGAAGAAGGATGTCATGAAGAAACTTCCTCCAAAAAAAGAACTCATTTTACGTGTTGAATTAAGTAGCAAGCAGAAAGAATATTACAAGGCAATTCTGACTCGCAACTATCAAATACTTACCCGACGCGGTGGTGCACAA ATATCTCTAATCAATGTGGTTATGGAGTTGCGGAAGTTATGCTGTCATCCTTATATGTTGGAAGGGGTTGAACCAGTTATCGAAGATGCGAATGAAGCTCACAA ACAGCTCCTGGAGTCTTCTGGGAAATTGCAACTATTGGACAAGATGATGGTAAAGCTTAAAGAGCAGGGACATAGAGTTCTTATATATTCGCAATTCCAGCACATGTTGGACTTACTAGAGGACTACTGTACTTACAAG AACTGGCAATATGAACGGATAGATGGAAAGGTTGGTGGAGCTGAGAGGCAGATACGCATAGACCGGTTTAATGCCAAAAATTCTTCTCGGTTTTGCTTTTTGCTTTCTACTAGAGCTGGTGGCTTGGGTATAAATCTTGCAACTGCCGATACAGTTATCATTTATGACAG TGATTGGAATCCTCATGCTGATTTACAAGCAATGGCAAGAGCTCATCGACTCGGCCAAATGAATAAG GTGATGATTTATCGGCTCATAACTCGAGGATCCATTGAAGAAAGGATGATGCAGATGACTAAGAAGAAAATGGTTTTGGAGCATCTTGTTGTTGGGAGGCTAAAAGCTCAAAATATTAATCAG GAAGAGTTAGATGATATCATCAGATATGGCTCAAAGGAACTATTTGCTGATGAAAATGATGAAGCAGGAAAGTCCCGCCAAATTCATTATGATGCTGCTGCTATTGATAG ATTACTTGATCGTGAACAAGTTGGGGATGAAGAGGCCTCAGTggatgatgaagaggaggatggaTTTTTGAAGGCATTCAAG GTAGCTAATTTTGAATATAAGGACGAAGCAGAAACTGTTGTGGAGGAAGAAGCTCAAAAAGTGGCCGTGGAGGATAAAAATACCATGAATAATTCTGAAAGAACAAGTTACTGGGAAGAGTTGTTACGAGACCGATATGAAGTTCATAAAGTTGAGGAGTTCAATGCTCTGGGAAAAGGAAAGAGAAGCCGTAAGCAG ATGGTATCTGTTGAAGAAGATGACCTTGCTGGTTTGGAAGATGTAAGCTCTGATGGTGAGGACGATAACTTTGAAGCTGAACTGACTGATGGTGATACAACTTCATCTGGAACTCAATCTGGTAGAAGGCCCTACAGGAAGAGGAATCGTG TGGATAGTACGGAGCCAATTCCTCTAATGGAAGGTGAAGGAAAGTCATTTAGAGTGCTTGGTTTCAATCAGAGTCAGAGGGCTGCATTTGTACAGATATTGATGAG GTTTGGGGTTGGGGACTTTGATTGGAAGGAGTTTGCACCTCGTTTAAAACAGAAGACATATGAAGAAATAAAAGA TTATGGTGTTCTTTTCTTGTCACATATTTCTGAAGATATAACCGAATCTCCAACATTTTCAG ATGGTGTTCCCAAAGAAGGTCTCAGAATTCAAGATGTACTGGTTAGGATAGCTGTCCTGCTTTTAGTAAGCAACAAG GTGAAGACTGCATCAGAACATCCTGGGACCCGCCTTTTTACCGATGATATTATCATGCGCTATCCAACATTAAAGGGTGGGAAATTTTGGAAAGAGGAACATGATTTGTTGTTACTGAGTGCTGTTCTAAA GCATGGGTATGGAAGATGGCAGGCTAttgttgatgataaagaattgaCGATTCAGGAGGTCATTTGTCAAGAGCTTAATCTTCCCTTTATAAATCTTCCTGTTCCAGGGCAAGCTGGTTCTCAAGTGCAATATGGTGTTAATGTGATCAATATAGAATCGACCGGAAACCAGACTCGGGGAAATGGATCTGGGAATGATGTAGGAGGTGAGGTAGGCCAGGGAGCAACTGATGCTGGAAACCAAGCACAAATATACCAGGATCCTTCCATTTTGTATCATTTTAGAGATATGCAGAGAAGGCAGGTTGAATATGTCAAGAAAAGGGTGCTTCTCTTGGAAAAAGGGCTCAATGCTGAGTATCAGAAAGAATACTAT GGTGAATTAAAAGCAAATGAGGTGACAAGTGAAGAGCCAGATAATGCACAAAAGGTTGCTAGCATGCCAAGTACAAGCTCAAAAGAGATGCCTTCAAAAGTGTTTGACACGTTACCTTCAATAGAAGTTATCG ATTCAGAAGAAATTTCAGCAGCTACTTGCGATGATGATGCAGATCGATTGGAATTGCCTCAACATTACAATAAG ATATGCAAGATCTTGGAGGAGAATCAGGGTGAGAATCAATCAAGTGTTGATTTGAAGAAGAACCTCCTTTCGTTGGAAGAAACTTGTGGGGACATATCTCGGATTCTTTCACTCTCGGAGCCTCTAGGTGGCACAGCTGCAGGTTCAGAGAGCACAACTACAGTTTCACCACCTAACCAACAGCCTGCTGATGTGACCGAAATTGAGATGGAGGATTCACCAGGCGAATCTGAACCAGTGAAACCTGCTGGTGGTGGTGGAGAAACTGGAAAAGGGTCAAAGGGATCGGATCCGGTTAGCAGAGTAGTGGATTCAGATGCGGCAGATTCATCTCAAATAGACCCAAAAAGTTTGGGAACGACTACTAACACAAATGATGACGTGATAATGGAAGAAACAGGGAATGAAGAGTGCAAAAGTGATGGTGTGGCAACTGAAACTGAAACCGAGAAACCTGAAGCAGCAGCTGGGGTTGTTTTGTTGGATGATTAA
- the LOC107953746 gene encoding probable CCR4-associated factor 1 homolog 7 translates to MSVLPKSDSVQIRKVWNDNLEEEFVLIREIVDTYNYVAMDTEFPGVVLRPVGTFKNVSDYNYQTLKDNVDMLKLIQLGLTFSDANGNLPTCGTDNFCIWQFNFREFNISEDIFVSDSIELLLQCGIDFKKNNEKGIDVKRFGELLMSSGIVLNDDVLWVTFHSGYDFGYLLKLLTCRSLPDTQTGFFKLIKMYFPMVYDIKHMMKFCNGLHGGLNKLAELLEVERVGVCHQAGSDSLLTSCTFRKLRDNFFKSVQKYAGVLYGLEVEGGQNSD, encoded by the coding sequence ATGTCGGTTTTGCCCAAAAGTGATTCGGTTCAAATTCGAAAAGTTTGGAACGATAATCTAGAAGAAGAGTTTGTTTTGATCCGTGAAATTGTTGATACTTACAATTATGTTGCTATGGATACTGAGTTCCCAGGTGTTGTTCTACGCCCCGTTGGAACTTTCAAGAACGTAAGTGATTATAACTACCAAACTTTGAAAGATAATGTGGATATGTTGAAATTGATCCAGTTAGGTCTCACTTTTTCGGATGCCAACGGGAATCTTCCCACTTGTGGAACCGACAACTTTTGCATTTGGCAATTCAATTTCCGCGAGTTTAATATCAGTGAAGATATCTTCGTTAGTGATTCCATCGAGTTGTTGCTTCAGTGTGGGATTGATTTTAAGAAGAACAATGAAAAAGGTATTGATGTGAAACGGTTCGGTGAGCTTTTGATGTCGTCCGGGATTGTGTTGAATGATGATGTGCTTTGGGTCACTTTTCATAGCGGATATGATTTCGGGTATTTGCTTAAACTATTGACCTGCAGGAGTTTGCCCGATACTCAAACTGGCTTCTTCAAACTGATCAAAATGTATTTTCCGATGGTATACGATATCAAACATATGATGAAGTTCTGCAATGGCCTACATGGTGGTTTAAACAAGCTGGCCGAGTTGTTAGAAGTGGAAAGAGTTGGTGTATGCCATCAAGCTGGTTCGGATAGTTTGCTCACATCATGCACATTTAGGAAGTTGAGGGATAACTTTTTCAAATCAGTACAGAAATATGCAGGTGTACTGTATGGCTTAGAGGTCGAGGGCGGGCAGAATTCGgattaa
- the LOC107953749 gene encoding zinc finger protein 3, which translates to MESVRKEPSPSESTSCVISAPDAPSISDEQLKKPKPRLQLDLKLSTSDSDVPAFNFNQELNLIGSLNTPETPQPADSEQRVFSCNYCQRKFYSSQALGGHQNAHKRERTLAKRAQRIGVHAAFGGHPYFHHNHCSSLASFPLQGLHNRSLGIEVHSSMIHEPSRMISSSAGFGNVYGHLSWSRLPINQQPAIGKLSTENSHAISRPGSTSRASLGRFDNVMRSRMMGLGSSADDGQVIGTSWWSNGGGGGGSLNRKTELQEVHKG; encoded by the exons ATGGAATCTGTGAGGAAAGAACCTAGTCCCTCTGAGAGTACCTCGTGTGTCATTTCAGCACCAGATGCCCCTTCAATTTCAGATGAACAACTCAAAAAGCCAAAACCCAGACTCCAACTAGATCTAAAGCTATCCACAAGTGATTCTGATGTTCCTGCCTTCAATTTCAACCAAGAACTCAATCTTATTGGTTCTTTGAACACACCAGAAACACCCCAACCTGCAGATTCTGAGCAAAGAGTTTTCTCATGCAACTATTGCCAAAGAAAATTCTACAGTTCTCAAGCTCTTGGGGGACACCAAAATGCCCACAAAAGGGAGAGAACTCTAGCTAAAAGAGCTCAAAGGATAGGAGTTCATGCAGCTTTTGGAGGGCACCCATATTTCCATCACAATCACTGTTCTAGCTTGGCTTCTTTTCCACTACAAGGTCTACACAATAGATCTCTGGGAATTGAAGTGCATTCTTCAATGATCCATGAACCTTCTCGTATGATCTCTTCATCAGCTGGGTTTGGAAATGTGTATGGGCACCTTAGTTGGAGTAGGCTTCCTATAAACCAACAACCAGCAATAGGGAAGTTATCAACGGAGAATTCCCATGCAATCTCAAGACCAGGATCAACCTCTCGAGCAAGTCTCGGCAGGTTCGACAACGTAATGAGGTCAAGAATGATGGGTTTGGGTTCTTCAGCTGATGATGGTCAGGTGATTGGTACTTCTTGGTGGTCaaatggtggtggtggtggtggtagtCTGAATCGGAAGACGGAGCTGCAAGAGGTACACAAG GGCTGA
- the LOC107953745 gene encoding CHD3-type chromatin-remodeling factor PICKLE isoform X1 → MLSFLQKMSSLVERLRDRSDRKPIYNLDESDDDADFVSRKSGKTEEKLERIVRDDAKENTCQACGVTENLLNCATCTYAYHPKCLLPPLKAPPLPNNWRCPECVSPLNDIEKILDCEMRPTVADDNDASKLGSKQIFVKQYLVKWKGLSYLHCTWVPEKEFLKAFKSNPRLRTKVNNFHRQMASKNSSEDDFVAIRPEWTTVDRILACRGDEDEKEYLVKYKELSYDECYWEFESDISAFQPEIEKFNKIRSRSRKSARQKSSLRDAVESKKKSKEFQQYEQSPEFLTGGTLHPYQLEGLNFLRFSWSKQTHVILADEMGLGKTIQSIAFLASLFEDNIAPHLVVAPLSTLRNWEREFATWAPQMNVVMYVGSAQARAVIREYEFYHPKKSHKKIKKKKSGHIVSESKQDRIKFDVLLTSYEMINLDTASLKPIMWECMIVDEGHRLKNKDSKLFLSLKQYTTYHRTLLTGTPLQNNLDELFMLMHFLDAGKFGSLEEFQEEFKDISQEEQISRLHTMLAPHLLRRVKKDVMKKLPPKKELILRVELSSKQKEYYKAILTRNYQILTRRGGAQISLINVVMELRKLCCHPYMLEGVEPVIEDANEAHKQLLESSGKLQLLDKMMVKLKEQGHRVLIYSQFQHMLDLLEDYCTYKNWQYERIDGKVGGAERQIRIDRFNAKNSSRFCFLLSTRAGGLGINLATADTVIIYDSDWNPHADLQAMARAHRLGQMNKVMIYRLITRGSIEERMMQMTKKKMVLEHLVVGRLKAQNINQEELDDIIRYGSKELFADENDEAGKSRQIHYDAAAIDRLLDREQVGDEEASVDDEEEDGFLKAFKVANFEYKDEAETVVEEEAQKVAVEDKNTMNNSERTSYWEELLRDRYEVHKVEEFNALGKGKRSRKQMVSVEEDDLAGLEDVSSDGEDDNFEAELTDGDTTSSGTQSGRRPYRKRNRVDSTEPIPLMEGEGKSFRVLGFNQSQRAAFVQILMRFGVGDFDWKEFAPRLKQKTYEEIKDYGVLFLSHISEDITESPTFSDGVPKEGLRIQDVLVRIAVLLLVSNKVKTASEHPGTRLFTDDIIMRYPTLKGGKFWKEEHDLLLLSAVLKHGYGRWQAIVDDKELTIQEVICQELNLPFINLPVPGQAGSQVQYGVNVINIESTGNQTRGNGSGNDVGGEVGQGATDAGNQAQIYQDPSILYHFRDMQRRQVEYVKKRVLLLEKGLNAEYQKEYYGELKANEVTSEEPDNAQKVASMPSTSSKEMPSKVFDTLPSIEVIDSEEISAATCDDDADRLELPQHYNKICKILEENQGENQSSVDLKKNLLSLEETCGDISRILSLSEPLGGTAAGSESTTTVSPPNQQPADVTEIEMEDSPGESEPVKPAGGGGETGKGSKGSDPVSRVVDSDAADSSQIDPKSLGTTTNTNDDVIMEETGNEECKSDGVATETETEKPEAAAGVVLLDD, encoded by the exons ATGTTGTCTTTTTTGCAGAAGATGAGTAGCTTGGTTGAGAGGCTCCGGGATAGATCAGATCGAAAGCCAATTTACAATTTGGATGAATCAGATGATGATGCAGATTTTGTGTCCAGAAAATCTGGTAAAACTGAAGAGAAGTTAGAAAGGATAGTCAGGGATGATGCG AAAGAAAACACATGCCAAGCTTGTGGAGTGACTGAGAATCTCTTGAATTGTGCAACATGTACTTATGCATACCACCCAAAGTGTTTACTTCCTCCATTGAAAGCTCCTCCTCTTCCTAACAACTGGAGATGCCCtgaatgt GTTAGCCCTCTGAATGACATTGAAAAGATATTGGATTGCGAAATGCGTCCTACTGTGGCTGATGACAATGATGCTTCCAAGTTGGGTTCAAAGCAAATATTTGTGAAACAGTATCTTGTAAAGTGGAAGGGATTATCTTATTTGCATTGCACTTG GGTACCTGAGAAGGAGTTCCTAAAAGCTTTCAAGTCCAATCCTCGTTTAAGGACTAAGGTGAACAACTTCCATCGACAAATGGCATCAAAGAATAGCTCTGAAGATGACTTTGTTGCCATTAGACCTGAGTGGACAACAGTTGATCGAATTCTTGCTTGCAG GGGAGACGAGGATGAGAAGGAGTACCTTGTTAAGTATAAAGAACTATCTTATGATGAATGTTATTGGGAGTTCGAATCAGACATATCTGCATTTCAACCTGAAATtgagaaattcaataaaattaggTCCAGATCTCGTAAATCTGCTAGGCAAAAAAGCAGCCTTCGAGATGCTGTTGAGTCCAAGAAAAAATCAAAGGAATTTCAGCAGTACGAACAGAGTCCTGAATTTCTTACTGGAG GAACGCTGCACCCTTACCAGCTTGAAGGGTTGAACTTCTTGCGATTTTCTTGGTCCAAACAAACACATGTAATTCTTGCTGATGAAATGGGCCTTG GTAAAACAATCCAGAGTATTGCTTTTTTAGCATCTCTTTTTGAAGATAACATTGCTCCTCATTTGGTTGTAGCACCACTATCAACATTACGGAACTGGGAACGGGAGTTTGCAACATGGGCTCCCCAAATGAATGTT GTTATGTATGTAGGCTCTGCTCAAGCTCGTGCAGTAATAAGGGAGTATGAATTTTATCATCCTAAAAAGAGTCACAAGAAGATCAAAAAAAAGAAATCTGGCCATATTGTTAGTGAAAGCAAGCAAGATAGGATAAAATTTGATGTTCTTTTAACATCATATGAGATGATTAACTTGGACACAGCATCATTGAAGCCAATAATGTGGGAGTGCATG ATCGTTGATGAAGGACATCGGCTTAAGAATAAGGATTCAAAGTTGTTTCTTTCATTGAAGCAGTATACCACTTACCACCGCACTCTTTTGACTGGAACTCCTCTTCAG AACAATCTGGATGAACTTTTCATGCTAATGCACTTTCTTGATGCTGGAAAG TTTGGAAGTTTGGAGGAGTTCCAGGAGGAATTTAAGGATATTAGTCAGGAGGAGCAGATTTCCAGGCTTCATACAATGTTGGCGCCACATCTCCTTAGAA GAGTGAAGAAGGATGTCATGAAGAAACTTCCTCCAAAAAAAGAACTCATTTTACGTGTTGAATTAAGTAGCAAGCAGAAAGAATATTACAAGGCAATTCTGACTCGCAACTATCAAATACTTACCCGACGCGGTGGTGCACAA ATATCTCTAATCAATGTGGTTATGGAGTTGCGGAAGTTATGCTGTCATCCTTATATGTTGGAAGGGGTTGAACCAGTTATCGAAGATGCGAATGAAGCTCACAA ACAGCTCCTGGAGTCTTCTGGGAAATTGCAACTATTGGACAAGATGATGGTAAAGCTTAAAGAGCAGGGACATAGAGTTCTTATATATTCGCAATTCCAGCACATGTTGGACTTACTAGAGGACTACTGTACTTACAAG AACTGGCAATATGAACGGATAGATGGAAAGGTTGGTGGAGCTGAGAGGCAGATACGCATAGACCGGTTTAATGCCAAAAATTCTTCTCGGTTTTGCTTTTTGCTTTCTACTAGAGCTGGTGGCTTGGGTATAAATCTTGCAACTGCCGATACAGTTATCATTTATGACAG TGATTGGAATCCTCATGCTGATTTACAAGCAATGGCAAGAGCTCATCGACTCGGCCAAATGAATAAG GTGATGATTTATCGGCTCATAACTCGAGGATCCATTGAAGAAAGGATGATGCAGATGACTAAGAAGAAAATGGTTTTGGAGCATCTTGTTGTTGGGAGGCTAAAAGCTCAAAATATTAATCAG GAAGAGTTAGATGATATCATCAGATATGGCTCAAAGGAACTATTTGCTGATGAAAATGATGAAGCAGGAAAGTCCCGCCAAATTCATTATGATGCTGCTGCTATTGATAG ATTACTTGATCGTGAACAAGTTGGGGATGAAGAGGCCTCAGTggatgatgaagaggaggatggaTTTTTGAAGGCATTCAAG GTAGCTAATTTTGAATATAAGGACGAAGCAGAAACTGTTGTGGAGGAAGAAGCTCAAAAAGTGGCCGTGGAGGATAAAAATACCATGAATAATTCTGAAAGAACAAGTTACTGGGAAGAGTTGTTACGAGACCGATATGAAGTTCATAAAGTTGAGGAGTTCAATGCTCTGGGAAAAGGAAAGAGAAGCCGTAAGCAG ATGGTATCTGTTGAAGAAGATGACCTTGCTGGTTTGGAAGATGTAAGCTCTGATGGTGAGGACGATAACTTTGAAGCTGAACTGACTGATGGTGATACAACTTCATCTGGAACTCAATCTGGTAGAAGGCCCTACAGGAAGAGGAATCGTG TGGATAGTACGGAGCCAATTCCTCTAATGGAAGGTGAAGGAAAGTCATTTAGAGTGCTTGGTTTCAATCAGAGTCAGAGGGCTGCATTTGTACAGATATTGATGAG GTTTGGGGTTGGGGACTTTGATTGGAAGGAGTTTGCACCTCGTTTAAAACAGAAGACATATGAAGAAATAAAAGA TTATGGTGTTCTTTTCTTGTCACATATTTCTGAAGATATAACCGAATCTCCAACATTTTCAG ATGGTGTTCCCAAAGAAGGTCTCAGAATTCAAGATGTACTGGTTAGGATAGCTGTCCTGCTTTTAGTAAGCAACAAG GTGAAGACTGCATCAGAACATCCTGGGACCCGCCTTTTTACCGATGATATTATCATGCGCTATCCAACATTAAAGGGTGGGAAATTTTGGAAAGAGGAACATGATTTGTTGTTACTGAGTGCTGTTCTAAA GCATGGGTATGGAAGATGGCAGGCTAttgttgatgataaagaattgaCGATTCAGGAGGTCATTTGTCAAGAGCTTAATCTTCCCTTTATAAATCTTCCTGTTCCAGGGCAAGCTGGTTCTCAAGTGCAATATGGTGTTAATGTGATCAATATAGAATCGACCGGAAACCAGACTCGGGGAAATGGATCTGGGAATGATGTAGGAGGTGAGGTAGGCCAGGGAGCAACTGATGCTGGAAACCAAGCACAAATATACCAGGATCCTTCCATTTTGTATCATTTTAGAGATATGCAGAGAAGGCAGGTTGAATATGTCAAGAAAAGGGTGCTTCTCTTGGAAAAAGGGCTCAATGCTGAGTATCAGAAAGAATACTAT GGTGAATTAAAAGCAAATGAGGTGACAAGTGAAGAGCCAGATAATGCACAAAAGGTTGCTAGCATGCCAAGTACAAGCTCAAAAGAGATGCCTTCAAAAGTGTTTGACACGTTACCTTCAATAGAAGTTATCG ATTCAGAAGAAATTTCAGCAGCTACTTGCGATGATGATGCAGATCGATTGGAATTGCCTCAACATTACAATAAG ATATGCAAGATCTTGGAGGAGAATCAGGGTGAGAATCAATCAAGTGTTGATTTGAAGAAGAACCTCCTTTCGTTGGAAGAAACTTGTGGGGACATATCTCGGATTCTTTCACTCTCGGAGCCTCTAGGTGGCACAGCTGCAGGTTCAGAGAGCACAACTACAGTTTCACCACCTAACCAACAGCCTGCTGATGTGACCGAAATTGAGATGGAGGATTCACCAGGCGAATCTGAACCAGTGAAACCTGCTGGTGGTGGTGGAGAAACTGGAAAAGGGTCAAAGGGATCGGATCCGGTTAGCAGAGTAGTGGATTCAGATGCGGCAGATTCATCTCAAATAGACCCAAAAAGTTTGGGAACGACTACTAACACAAATGATGACGTGATAATGGAAGAAACAGGGAATGAAGAGTGCAAAAGTGATGGTGTGGCAACTGAAACTGAAACCGAGAAACCTGAAGCAGCAGCTGGGGTTGTTTTGTTGGATGATTAA